CGGTTCGCGGACACCGTGGGGCCGGTGGTCCGATGCGAAGCGTGTGACGCCGGGGCGCTCATGCAGTGCAAGCCGCTGCCAAAAGACTGCGTCGAGAGGGTGCGTGAGCCTGGCTGTGGGTGCTGTACGACTTGTGCCCTTTCGGTGGGTCAAGCTTGTGGAGTGTATAGGGACGGACGCTGCGGCTCTGGCTTGACATGTCAGCACCAACCGGGGGGAAAGCCGACCCCTTCAAGCCCTGCTCGAGGGTCGCGGAGTGTGCTCAAGCGCCGCGTCGAAAAAGCTCAGCAGCTTTCTGTTACCCGCGCAGAAACAAGGTAGGTACCCAACCGTTCCAAACCTCGCTCTTTCACGCAAGAGCGCTTATCTAGGCTTGTGTGATCCAAATACCAATCTCTTCAGTTGAAAACGACCTGACAGTGTTTGCGCCCAACCATAGCATATCCTAGAGCAGAATTGTTTTTGGTGGTCAAAAACGTTATGTGCGTTTAATGGTTTACTGATCCATTAGAGCGACACGCTATATTCATGATCGCATAGCGACTCTTTGACTTGCGGATTGAGGGGCACATTTCATTCAGATGCACTGTTGTCGAGTTCGCCTGGCTCGAGCCCTTTGGTGGACCCAGTAtagaaatgtaaatatatgatTGTAGAGGCTTTATAAAAGTTTAAATAAGAGCCATGTAGATTAATCCTCCTGTTGGTGTTTTGCCAATGTGTCGGTGCGCTTTGCGCACGCGTGACATTAGTGCCAACCACAACCAAAGGGTCTATGTTTCGACAACACACTTATTTTGCAACATGTTGTGCTGTTCTGCGTTTTAACAAACGATATATCTGTGTAGCGCCGGTTTCATTCCTTCGAGAGCCCACGCCGTTGCATTCCCCAGTTTGGCCGCTCAGTGCGCTAAGGCGCGCATGTACCGATACTCCAGTATTTGTTGCCCACGGATAGatacctctctctgtttgtgtgtgtgtgtgtgtgtgtgtgtttgtgtgtgtgtgcgcacacacatatgCGGGAGGGCGCATGACATACTGAAATGTGGCTGCTCCAACTCAATGTTTTCTTCAGGTGATGTTATCTTGGAGTGGAGGGAAAAAAGGGGTGCATTTATCATGCGCAATGGTTATGAATACTGAACGCAACATTGGTGGGGGAAATTGCATAGATCTACAGCACTACACCATAAAGAACTAACCTGCCAAAAACCACATGATTTGAAATACACAGGTTGCAAATGACAAACTGCATATAGTTACACTCAATATGCCTATGTTCCGAGCATTTCACCTACTTGTGAgtacagtacacatacacacgctatTGTGCATTTCGTCATAGCTGGTGTCAGACCTCGAGACACCAGTGTACGTTTTCTTCTCTTTGTTGTTTGGCTTGcgacgcgcgcgcgcgcacacacacacacacacacacacacacacacacacacacacacacacacacacacacacacacacacaacccattgTAAGCCTTGTCAGCAATATCCAAGGATGCCAAACTACTTTACAACTCTGGGTTTCTCATGCACTGTTACGTGTGCTTCCTCCTGCTATTTACTTCATGCCGTCATTTCTCTGTGGTGCTACTTTGTGCAAAGTGGATTTGGTTATATCGCTTCTGCTCCGGTTCACAATTCAAAGGGAAGCCTATGTCACAGACTGAATTACGTGGCTCTGAAATGCTCACCCTTGTCTTGTAATCCACTCAGACAGGAGCTCTGGGGTTCAGAGGAGATGCACTCGCCGTATTCATTAGATACTGAAATGTGTGCACCTTCTGAATTTGCGCCCCGTCTGGCGCCCCCGCTGGCTGGAGGCTGTAACTGCAGCCTGGTGGTTTTGCATTTCTGAAAAGACCAAACCACTCTTCCCAGAGTTTAACGAGACCTCTCACCACAGTTTAAGCTGTTTACCCCACTGCCGCCATACAAGCAAATTGCGTAATATGTTTATCAAAAAATACATGAATTCTTACGGCGGACAGAGGCGAAGGTTTACATTGTGTGTAAACATTCCTGATCCAAATAGGGATCATTCCGTTTTTTCGTGAGAGTTGAGTCAAAACCATTGGAATCAGATCAATTTTCTTGTCTCTGATTAATGTTCTTGTTTATGTTGGGGATGTTATTGATGTTTGTGTTGACATTATCGTTTAAAAGGAATTATTTCGAGTTCTGGGTAATCGGGGAGACCGTTGCTATGTGACTAATTGAGCAGGTGGTTAAAGAGGGGTTGGTTGTCCACCACACATGCTCCACCCCTGCATGGCCCTACCCAACCACAACTCTTTAAAGCTCCAATCTTGTTCTATTTAATCCTTTAGCAGGTgtatgtatgtctctctctgtgtgtatatatatatatatatatatatatctttatatatctatatagatatatatctctatctatatatatatgcagacacacacacacacactcaaatatatatttataaccCTGCCCTTCCCTGCCTCTGCTCCACCAGTATCCATTTGCCAGGTTTTGGTGATGGAGTGAGCGCGTGATGGAGAAGTGTCATCCCTGATGTCAGTCACGcaccagtccctccctccctctctctctcatctctctctctctcctctctctcgctcgtcgtctctctctctctctcgtctctctctctctctctgctctctctctctccctctctccctctctctatctacgtctatctctcagtctttcattctctctctttatttcttctctctctccccctttctctctctctctctcttgatatGACTCTACAGGTCCTCCTCACGGCTccttaactccccccccccccccccctcccgcccccgaCGTACCGTTGGGCTCAGTCGTGCTGATGTGGCCGACCGCATGTCCCCTGTGGCTGGCTGTGGCTGTTTGGCGGAGGCTTGGTTCGGTCTCCTATATTAGGAGCGACTATTCATCGcccctccgacccccccccacccttccacctCCGTcaacccccgcccctcccccccccccaaccgccgccccccatcccccaccccctccaccaaggCCACCACAGTCGCCAGACTTGTCAAATGCCCCGGCGCTGCTTCTCTGTCCTTTGATATGTCAGGGACGCCGTCGTCTATAAATATGGTGAACTCGCCCGCTCGCCCCACTTGTGCCTCCtgatctgcctctctctatatcttttggagacccccccccacccctcccttccaacCCTCCACCCCAACGCCACCCACATCTCTCTTATCCTGCCCGTATTGTTTCTTGCTTCGGAGcattacttctctctctctctctctctcttactctctctctctgtctgggagtCAAATAGTTACGTTGGTGTTCATCAGCGGATGTCATTTTCAGACCCAGAACTTGTGTCCGTGGCGCTGGGGGACTTTAGAGTTTCTGAAGCCGGTCTGGGTCCGGCTCTTATCTGCCAGAAGCACAGCACGCCACTGCACATGCCACCTCGCACCGAGCCGTCCGCCTTTCGCTCGAACCCTAAAGCAAGCCTcgacatccctcccccccccccccccccccccccgtgtctcgACAGAGGACGCCGGGGACCCGGCAGAGGAGTGGAGCGCCATCACCACCGAGGCCATGACCAACGGAGGCGCCCGGAGCGGGGGGGCGTGGACGGCGGGCACCGAGGGGCGTCGGACGGCAAGACGCCCCTGAGCTCCAAGCTGGAGGTGATCAAGAAGGACCAGAGCAGGAAGAGCCAGAGCTACAAGGTGGAGCTGGTGTCTGGAGGACtcgacacagacatgcacaaccTCTCCCTGGAGACCAAGAGGGAGTCCGAGTATGTAagttcccttcccctcctgcagacacacagctctgtgcACGCGCTCTGTACAcactctctatacacacactactctatacacacacacacaccatacacacactctgtgcaCACGCTCTATACAcactctctatacacacacacacacacacacactcacactccatacacacactctgtgcaCACACCCTATAAACTCTCTGCACACTCTGtacacaccctctacacacactctctatacacacagtttatacacacactctatacacacactctgtacatACTCTCTATTGACACTCTCTTTATATGCACTCTGTGCACaccctatacacacactctctatacacacactctatatacacatcctctacacacacgctatacacacaatacacactctCAATTtgcacacaccatatacactctgtacacacactctctttatcGTTACACACTTTCCATACGCACACTCTACACGCTCTCGACACACTCTCCATACACACTCTGTACacgcactccacacacactttgcgtTCACACCCTCCATACACATTTGTCATacacactctgcacacacacacaaatgatacCCACTCTGTATACACTTTCGTCATACACCCTCTCTATTCACTAAAGTGACATGCAGGGGGTCTTATGCATTGATTGTGGTTGTGGTGTTTGCCCAGGGCCCTTGTCgcagagagatggaaagtaCCTGAACAGTCTGAAAATCTCCAACGTGCTCAATCCAAGAGGTTTCCGCATTCCCAACTGTGACAAGAAAGGCTTCTACAAGAAAAAAACAGGTGAAtgtcactcacacgcacacacatgcacacgcaaacataccccaatacacacgcacacacacatgtactaacacacacacatgtactaacacacacacacacacatgtactaacacacacacatgtactaacacacacacacatgtactaacacacacacacacacacatgtactaacacaaacacacacatgtactaacacacacacacacacacatgtactaacacacacacacacacacacacacacacacacacatgtactaacacaaacacacacatgtactaacacacacacacatgtactaacacacacacacatgtactaacacacacacacacatcctgaatAATCCTCACGTTGGCCCTCGAAAGGCATTCCTGAGATTGCCatgacaacaacatcaacatcaacaGTCCTGTACCAGGGAAATCAGTAATACCCATGAATTAGAGTCATTAGCTACCTGGTTCTTTCTTTGTAGGAAATGGGTTTGGTCAGGTGTGTataagtctctgtgtgtggtgtgtttctctgtgtgtgtgtgtgtttct
This Osmerus mordax isolate fOsmMor3 unplaced genomic scaffold, fOsmMor3.pri Scaffold_185, whole genome shotgun sequence DNA region includes the following protein-coding sequences:
- the LOC136939341 gene encoding LOW QUALITY PROTEIN: insulin-like growth factor-binding protein 3 (The sequence of the model RefSeq protein was modified relative to this genomic sequence to represent the inferred CDS: inserted 1 base in 1 codon; deleted 3 bases in 2 codons), coding for MPGLCVLCLTAVLAVFTRFADTVGPVVRCEACDAGALMQCKPLPKDCVERVREPGCGCCTTCALSVGQACGVYRDGRCGSGLTCQHQPGESRPLQALLEGRGVCSSAASKKLSSFLLPAQKQEDAGDPAEEWSAITTEAMTNGGARSGGVDGGHRGASDGKTPLSSKLEVIKKDQSRKSQSYKVELVSGGLDTDMHNLSLETKRESEYGPCRREMESXLNSLKISNVLNPRGFRIPNCDKKGFYKKKT